In one window of Lacticaseibacillus casei DSM 20011 = JCM 1134 = ATCC 393 DNA:
- the cydB gene encoding cytochrome d ubiquinol oxidase subunit II, translating into MPSLSNLQVIFLGIISTELMLFFVLDGADFGAGMATFFVGDDLSRRQQIMKVTGPVWGGNETWAVTAFAVMFAAYPGWYSALTSGYYPLIFLMLFFLIFRGVAFDYRNQWHSRHYNQFWDWALFIGSLMPPFLLGIVFSSTVSGVPIRNGFVYASMGDILTPFSILGGILAVLLSLNVGLTRVIKKVSANVAEQLTVALKRTTWALYAAVVLFAALLPFYTRFFTNRPVIVSLLLILLVAFLGVETWSIANHHPRVTFWLSVGTMASFIYTIFLGVFPTLIVGRARGTSVTALTATSGPVSLLWTAWLFGFTIILMVGLQATAYHLINKYYNAPASPMI; encoded by the coding sequence ATGCCTAGTCTTTCCAATTTGCAAGTCATTTTCCTCGGCATCATTTCTACCGAGCTGATGTTGTTCTTCGTCCTTGATGGCGCCGATTTTGGTGCGGGAATGGCAACGTTCTTTGTGGGCGATGATTTGTCGCGGCGTCAACAGATTATGAAAGTAACCGGGCCGGTGTGGGGCGGCAATGAAACTTGGGCTGTTACCGCATTTGCCGTCATGTTTGCTGCTTATCCTGGCTGGTATTCGGCATTGACCTCGGGCTATTATCCGTTGATTTTCCTGATGCTGTTCTTCTTGATTTTCCGCGGCGTCGCGTTTGATTATCGCAATCAATGGCATAGCCGACACTATAATCAGTTCTGGGACTGGGCGTTGTTTATCGGCAGTCTGATGCCACCGTTCCTGCTCGGCATCGTCTTTAGCTCCACGGTCAGCGGCGTGCCGATTCGTAACGGGTTTGTCTATGCCAGCATGGGTGACATCCTGACACCGTTCAGCATCTTAGGCGGTATTTTAGCGGTCTTGCTGAGTCTTAATGTCGGCTTGACCCGGGTGATCAAAAAAGTCAGTGCCAATGTTGCTGAGCAACTAACCGTGGCACTGAAACGCACAACCTGGGCACTTTATGCGGCGGTTGTCCTGTTTGCCGCCCTGTTGCCGTTCTATACCCGGTTTTTCACCAATCGGCCAGTCATCGTCTCGTTACTGCTGATCTTGTTGGTTGCGTTCCTTGGGGTTGAGACTTGGTCCATTGCCAACCACCATCCGCGTGTGACGTTCTGGCTCAGTGTTGGCACGATGGCCAGCTTCATTTACACCATTTTCCTCGGCGTCTTTCCAACGCTGATTGTCGGTCGGGCGCGAGGCACCTCAGTCACCGCCTTAACCGCAACCAGCGGCCCGGTTTCACTACTTTGGACTGCATGGCTGTTTGGCTTCACGATCATCTTGATGGTCGGCTTACAGGCAACCGCCTATCACCTGATCAATAAGTATTACAACGCACCGGCATCGCCAATGATTTAG
- a CDS encoding IS30 family transposase — protein MQKQDSTHRQKGQHLTSLERGKVAGFRQAGKSNRWIAAEIGVCPQTINNEIKRGTVDQVKKSNGKRVYHRQYLPEAAQARYETARLSCHRPDKFASVQVFLAWYVQRAKQDKWSPDASIGYAKRHKLFTPEELVCASTLYQYIDDQRLEIRNIDLLEKTKRKTSHQHHTKAKRLAGRSIEERPKVVERRRQFGHWEMDTIVGKRNGKESVILTLIERKTRCQLLRLIEGRDADSVSYALRGIKREWGACIKTITADNGPEFTALNTAFAGTETEIFYAHPYTSCDRGTNEAHNRMIRQDFPKGMSLDDISPSQVQATQDRLNQLPRKQQGYCTPQQNFEAEARRVRRMAQ, from the coding sequence ATGCAGAAACAGGATAGCACACACCGCCAAAAAGGTCAGCACTTAACATCACTCGAGCGCGGAAAAGTGGCCGGATTCCGCCAAGCTGGGAAGTCCAATCGTTGGATTGCTGCTGAAATTGGCGTCTGCCCGCAGACCATTAATAATGAAATCAAGCGAGGTACAGTAGATCAGGTCAAGAAGAGTAATGGCAAGCGCGTCTACCATCGACAATACCTGCCAGAGGCTGCTCAGGCACGTTACGAGACTGCACGCTTGAGCTGCCATCGTCCTGACAAGTTCGCCAGCGTACAGGTCTTCTTAGCCTGGTACGTACAGCGAGCTAAGCAGGACAAATGGTCGCCGGATGCTTCAATCGGCTATGCCAAGCGACACAAGCTGTTTACTCCTGAAGAGCTTGTTTGTGCCTCGACTTTGTACCAGTACATTGACGACCAACGCCTAGAGATTCGAAATATCGACCTGTTGGAGAAGACTAAGCGGAAGACCTCTCACCAGCACCACACCAAGGCTAAGCGCCTGGCTGGCCGCAGTATCGAGGAACGGCCTAAGGTCGTTGAACGACGCAGGCAGTTCGGTCACTGGGAGATGGATACCATTGTCGGTAAACGCAATGGCAAGGAGAGCGTCATCTTGACTCTGATTGAGCGCAAGACCCGTTGCCAACTTCTCCGCTTGATCGAAGGACGAGATGCAGACTCTGTGAGCTATGCATTGCGTGGAATCAAGCGCGAATGGGGAGCTTGCATCAAGACCATCACAGCCGACAACGGACCCGAGTTCACCGCCTTAAATACTGCTTTTGCTGGGACGGAAACTGAGATCTTCTACGCCCATCCTTACACGTCCTGCGACCGTGGCACCAACGAGGCACATAACCGGATGATCCGCCAGGACTTCCCTAAGGGCATGTCCCTAGATGACATTAGCCCTAGTCAAGTGCAGGCCACGCAAGACCGCTTGAATCAGTTGCCTCGCAAACAACAGGGCTACTGCACACCCCAGCAAAACTTTGAGGCCGAAGCTCGGCGCGTTCGCCGCATGGCCCAGTAG
- a CDS encoding ABC transporter ATP-binding protein — translation MAYIQVKHESKRYKMGETTITANQDINFTADQGKLTVILGPSGAGKSTLLNILGGMDSPTEGEVWIDGTDIATFSDKQLTAFRRHNVGFVFQFYNLIPNLTTKQNVELAGSIVKDALDPTTVLQQVGLGARLDNFPSQLSGGEQQRVAIARALAKNPKLLLCDEPTGALDYKTGKQVLQLLQDASRKDHKTVLIITHNAAIAKMADRVIEINDAQVRSIHDEAAPTPVADIEW, via the coding sequence TTGGCATATATCCAAGTCAAACATGAATCCAAACGTTACAAAATGGGTGAAACCACCATTACCGCCAATCAGGATATCAACTTTACCGCGGATCAAGGCAAGCTGACGGTCATCCTTGGCCCCAGCGGTGCGGGCAAGTCGACGCTGCTGAATATTTTAGGCGGGATGGATTCGCCCACAGAAGGGGAGGTCTGGATTGACGGGACTGACATTGCGACGTTTTCCGATAAGCAACTCACGGCTTTTCGGCGGCACAATGTCGGTTTTGTTTTTCAATTTTACAATCTAATCCCGAACCTGACGACTAAGCAAAACGTTGAGCTGGCTGGGTCCATTGTGAAGGATGCGTTGGATCCGACCACAGTGTTGCAGCAAGTTGGTTTAGGCGCGCGGCTGGACAATTTTCCTTCGCAGCTTTCCGGCGGCGAGCAGCAGCGGGTGGCCATTGCCCGCGCCTTGGCGAAGAATCCGAAGCTGCTGCTGTGTGACGAACCAACTGGCGCGCTGGATTACAAGACCGGCAAGCAAGTGCTGCAACTGTTACAGGATGCCAGCCGCAAAGATCATAAAACCGTTTTGATCATCACCCACAACGCTGCGATTGCCAAAATGGCTGATCGGGTGATCGAAATCAATGATGCGCAGGTCCGCAGCATTCATGACGAAGCCGCACCAACGCCAGTCGCAGACATTGAGTGGTAG
- a CDS encoding cell wall hydrolase P40, which translates to MKFNKAMITLVAAVTLAGSASAVTPVFADTSASIASNKSETNDLLKQIEAANTEVINLNKQIDDKNSQISDATAKISATDAQIKSLSGQITAAQKNVTARKNNLKDQLISLQKKAGSSVSGNVYIDFVLNSQSLSDLIARTMTVGKLSQASKEALDAVTVAKDKLAGLKNQQETARQTLVSTKSSLETQKSQLVTLQKTASDKQDALNKQINDHRDELVALQSQFAQEQEKTAAATQAALKTVAASTGSASSKSAESSSSTTKAASSQSTLSTTSTSSNSGASSSVISNTTASGSGSHADYSTSGNTYPWGQCTWYVKSVASWAGNGWGNGAEWGASAAAAGFTVNHTPAAGSIIVFAAGQSVGGQWTADGQYGHVAYVQSVSGDSVTISQGGMGFSSPTGPNTQTISGASSYTYIHR; encoded by the coding sequence ATGAAATTCAATAAAGCTATGATTACATTGGTTGCCGCAGTTACCTTAGCAGGTTCTGCCAGCGCCGTAACACCGGTTTTCGCTGACACAAGTGCCAGCATCGCTTCTAACAAAAGCGAAACGAACGATTTATTAAAACAAATCGAAGCAGCCAACACTGAGGTCATCAATCTTAACAAACAGATTGACGATAAGAATTCGCAAATCAGTGATGCCACAGCCAAGATCAGTGCAACCGATGCCCAGATCAAATCATTGAGCGGCCAAATCACGGCTGCCCAAAAGAACGTGACGGCACGGAAGAACAACTTGAAAGACCAACTGATTTCCCTTCAAAAGAAGGCTGGCAGCTCGGTTAGCGGCAATGTCTACATCGACTTCGTGTTGAACTCACAAAGTCTTTCGGACTTGATCGCCCGCACCATGACCGTTGGCAAACTCAGCCAAGCCAGCAAGGAAGCGCTGGACGCTGTGACCGTTGCCAAGGACAAACTGGCAGGACTGAAGAACCAACAGGAAACAGCGCGTCAGACGTTGGTTTCAACCAAGTCATCGCTTGAAACCCAGAAGTCTCAGTTGGTTACCTTGCAAAAGACAGCTAGCGACAAGCAAGATGCCTTGAACAAGCAAATCAATGACCACCGTGACGAATTAGTTGCTTTGCAAAGCCAGTTCGCACAGGAACAGGAAAAGACCGCTGCGGCAACCCAGGCTGCTTTGAAGACGGTCGCTGCATCAACCGGTTCTGCATCAAGCAAGAGTGCCGAAAGCAGCAGTTCAACAACTAAGGCTGCTTCAAGCCAAAGCACCCTCTCCACAACCAGCACCTCTTCCAACAGCGGTGCCTCATCATCCGTCATCAGCAACACCACCGCTTCAGGTAGCGGCAGCCATGCTGATTACAGTACTTCAGGCAACACTTATCCTTGGGGTCAATGCACCTGGTACGTTAAGTCTGTCGCTTCATGGGCAGGCAATGGCTGGGGCAACGGCGCTGAATGGGGCGCTTCCGCTGCAGCTGCAGGCTTCACGGTTAACCACACACCGGCAGCCGGCTCAATCATTGTCTTCGCTGCTGGCCAATCAGTTGGCGGCCAATGGACTGCTGATGGTCAATATGGTCACGTTGCTTACGTTCAATCCGTTTCCGGCGACAGCGTCACCATTTCCCAAGGCGGCATGGGCTTCAGCTCACCAACCGGCCCGAACACCCAGACCATCTCTGGCGCAAGCAGCTACACTTATATCCACCGGTAA
- a CDS encoding NAD(P)/FAD-dependent oxidoreductase, with amino-acid sequence MNQITIIGGGAAGIGVGVILKQLGCQEFQILEQGEIGESFRNWPKETRFITPSFTSNGFGMPDLNAVTMETSPAYTLGTEHLSGPQFTDYLKLVAETYTLPIAEHTRVGAITANADSYTIETDHGVVESKYLIMAVGQFAFPKLTDHPENVIHYQQVHSWQDLPGETQIVIGGNESGVDAAINLATLGHKVLMITESTGLNAASPDPSIRLAPYTRRRFLDLPPAVADRITLQQNATLKTVTSDSPSQYQLWFTDGRTITTPYKPILCTGFNPGPLKLWPELFESVDGEIKLSDVDESIRAKNVFVVGPDVRHQDAIFCYIYKFRQRFGVIVNEIAERENWDIGDFVTVSRANSFYLDDCDTCDVACDC; translated from the coding sequence ATGAATCAAATTACGATTATTGGTGGCGGAGCAGCCGGAATTGGCGTTGGCGTCATCTTGAAACAATTAGGCTGTCAGGAATTTCAGATTTTGGAGCAAGGTGAAATTGGCGAAAGTTTTCGCAACTGGCCAAAAGAAACCCGATTCATCACGCCATCATTTACCAGTAATGGTTTCGGCATGCCGGACTTAAATGCCGTTACCATGGAGACGTCGCCGGCATATACGCTGGGAACCGAACATCTTAGCGGGCCTCAGTTTACCGATTATTTGAAGCTGGTGGCAGAGACTTATACGTTACCGATTGCTGAACATACACGTGTTGGCGCCATTACGGCCAATGCCGACAGCTATACCATTGAGACTGATCACGGTGTCGTTGAAAGTAAATATTTGATTATGGCAGTCGGGCAATTTGCTTTTCCGAAGTTAACCGATCACCCTGAAAATGTCATTCACTATCAGCAGGTGCATTCCTGGCAGGATTTGCCAGGGGAAACCCAAATTGTCATCGGTGGCAATGAAAGCGGCGTGGATGCTGCGATCAATCTGGCCACGCTCGGGCATAAAGTTCTGATGATCACGGAATCGACCGGCTTAAACGCTGCTTCACCTGATCCCAGCATCCGCCTGGCTCCATACACCCGGCGCCGGTTCTTGGATTTGCCGCCAGCAGTTGCGGATCGGATCACCTTACAACAAAATGCAACCTTAAAAACGGTGACCAGCGATTCTCCATCACAGTATCAGCTGTGGTTTACCGACGGCCGGACCATCACGACGCCTTACAAACCGATCCTGTGTACGGGATTCAACCCGGGCCCGCTAAAATTATGGCCGGAACTTTTCGAAAGTGTTGATGGCGAGATTAAGTTAAGTGACGTTGATGAATCGATCCGCGCCAAAAACGTGTTTGTTGTCGGTCCGGACGTTCGCCACCAAGACGCGATTTTCTGCTATATCTACAAGTTCCGCCAACGGTTTGGCGTCATCGTGAATGAAATAGCCGAACGGGAAAATTGGGACATTGGCGATTTTGTAACGGTGAGTCGCGCCAACAGTTTCTATCTTGATGATTGTGACACATGCGATGTGGCGTGCGATTGCTAG
- a CDS encoding ammonium transporter, giving the protein MFALVCFLIMLPMIFSVPLLYVGMLPRSRQQPALLTMSVALMVAIGCWLVFGNYLAFGTNLLQINRFADLLNGLVQMDFYLYAIAMLIGTVVGFKHGRYLVIFVPVWTALVYCPLAHWLWSDGGWLQRLGALDFSGGIVVHLTAGLTSLVLAKSLTRSREAVVANDFRTDYAATIMILVGWLGFNLAPVGGLNAQALQVLVKTLIAVLAAIAGWCWLTYWRTQSVSLGDLLNGILCGLVTSTALVGYVGAGTMAVVAVVSGGLCQTAVVQMQHAKRFYDAVDSFAINAVGGLTGVIGLMVARMVTRQDGVRFAGVELLAVLVAVGLTVVGTILAQAAAHVSETGLNRLMVRDSKRLE; this is encoded by the coding sequence ATGTTTGCACTTGTCTGTTTCCTGATCATGCTGCCGATGATCTTTAGCGTACCGTTGTTATACGTGGGTATGTTACCGCGCTCGCGGCAGCAGCCGGCACTTTTAACCATGAGCGTTGCGTTGATGGTGGCGATCGGCTGCTGGTTGGTGTTTGGTAATTACCTGGCATTTGGCACCAATCTGTTACAGATTAACCGTTTTGCGGATTTGCTGAATGGGTTGGTGCAGATGGATTTTTACTTATATGCGATCGCCATGTTGATCGGGACCGTTGTTGGCTTTAAACATGGCCGTTACTTGGTGATTTTTGTGCCGGTTTGGACGGCGTTGGTTTATTGCCCGCTGGCGCACTGGCTATGGTCGGATGGCGGTTGGTTGCAGCGACTGGGTGCACTGGATTTTTCCGGCGGTATTGTCGTGCATCTGACGGCGGGGCTGACCAGTCTTGTCTTGGCAAAGTCGTTGACCCGCAGTCGTGAGGCGGTTGTGGCGAATGATTTTCGTACGGATTACGCCGCAACGATCATGATACTGGTGGGCTGGTTGGGCTTTAATTTAGCGCCGGTGGGTGGCCTGAATGCCCAGGCTTTGCAGGTGCTGGTCAAAACGCTCATTGCGGTTTTGGCGGCGATTGCCGGATGGTGCTGGTTGACGTATTGGCGAACGCAATCGGTGAGCTTAGGTGACTTACTGAATGGCATTTTATGCGGATTGGTAACGAGTACGGCTTTGGTCGGCTATGTCGGTGCAGGCACCATGGCCGTGGTCGCCGTTGTTTCCGGCGGGCTATGTCAGACGGCGGTCGTGCAGATGCAACATGCTAAAAGATTCTACGATGCAGTTGATTCTTTTGCGATTAATGCTGTTGGCGGCCTGACTGGTGTTATCGGTCTGATGGTGGCGCGAATGGTGACGCGCCAGGATGGTGTCCGTTTCGCTGGCGTGGAGCTGTTGGCGGTCTTAGTGGCGGTCGGGTTGACCGTTGTCGGCACCATTTTGGCTCAGGCCGCGGCACATGTGAGTGAAACCGGCCTGAATCGATTAATGGTGCGTGATAGTAAGCGTCTGGAATGA